In Geotrypetes seraphini chromosome 4, aGeoSer1.1, whole genome shotgun sequence, a single window of DNA contains:
- the NRIP1 gene encoding nuclear receptor-interacting protein 1 has product MTHGEELGSEMQQDSVVLTYLEGLLMHQVAGGSDTAVDKRSSVQAEEEQNFKISGNIFSSCQSDGSNLSTTTSQGSGMLHLKKARLLQSSEDWNTAKRRRLSDSIVDLNGIKKALLAGVVESVPKGKQDSALLASLLQSFSSRLQSVALSQQIRQSLKEQGYSFCQESLQEKEKDLACFGAASSHLKTLLKKSKVKDQKLDNNFPNLPKKHPGEPFTETSHTGQSGTKDIGEPLSCAAKLQAVASMVERGPSPAISPKPSVACSQLALLLSSEAHLQQYSREHALKAQSASQLASERLATMARLQECTQKDHGQLQISERAPSNLNDHTRCSKIIPNANNMAPFQNPTGITHLSPKTLGYKSSVERNNLKSSPNNSLLLHLLKSQNITKRNEICEQNGRCNRFEDNSIPMIIDESSDNPSFTDGESSHSSCIPIDLSFKQRTMKPELSQPASLNNLTQSLLHNWDPNGRGFEIIKESKESSRGSPLKPHQKVTLLQLLLGHKSDENLEKSLDPQGPQNTVDSAKFNMPIQTGTQTSITESTNINRMTPLNTPPLLRSANIDSPINLSHQPLAMKHNSPPYICSIQPERLINPASRHLIDLTKNKELQGTKQHPDENAPNSSSFSASKLLQNLAQCGMQTSMSVDEQRSNKQLLNVSPVKPLGLINSLHSPLLSSKSSTFKENGTVFSNPPTPADPGLSGSEIENLLERRTVLQLLLGAPSKSSKSERKLLKGEGLQEQKDKGCRERTFSMKIKKESPKEESSISHRNEHHLRDTIGNKFLGMAPLPQKSTGILLAPDDVKREPLSPQDFSSSKNGLLSRLLIQNHESYSPEDLDASQKINESALPESKSLCTVPKKRKLMHTEPLETHIKKIKSNTPESPDTYISSPEVVSGPFLHQYRNNFLRNDPELKYFTGHGLHHENEHRSCSRESKSFNVLKQLLLSENCVRDLALHRNTGSEEKVKDSKNSSMNRPEFSVSSLHASVGYHIQQNNCADHRTFQYPVLVKSPALSLPENLGSIVSRPEPCQFTVCPMPVDKTPFRWVITGMDKNENGKDSPRLTKTNPILYYMLQKGGSSFINQEAQGKVNWVDSPFTEKVAHATFKEKLVPDTGAKSHFLNLSPNGHMGSRASNHNGNGEAYGLFEKVLTIKKEPE; this is encoded by the coding sequence ATGACTCATGGAGAAGAGCTTGGCTCTGAGATGCAACAGGATTCCGTTGTTTTAACTTATCTGGAGGGATTACTCATGCATCAGGTAGCAGGAGGCTCTGATACTGCAGTCGACAAAAGGTCCAGTGTACAGGCTGAAGAAGAGCAGAACTTTAAGATATCTGGCAATATATTTTCTAGCTGTCAAAGTGATGGTTCAAATCTCAGCACAACTACCAGCCAAGGCTCTGGGATGCTGCACCTCAAAAAGGCAAGGCTCTTGCAGTCTTCCGAAGACTGGAACACGGCAAAGAGAAGGCGACTGTCTGACTCCATTGTGGATCTAAATGGAATAAAGAAAGCATTGTTAGCTGGGGTGGTTGAAAGTGTACCTAAAGGCAAGCAGGATAGTGCATTACTTGCCTCTTTACTTCAGTCATTCAGCTCTAGGCTGCAAAGTGTTGCACTCTCACAGCAGATCAGGCAAAGCCTTAAGGAGCAAGGTTATTCCTTCTGTCAAGAATCTTtgcaagaaaaggaaaaagatttagCATGCTTTGGTGCCGCTTCCAGTCATTTAAAGACTTTGTTGAAGAAAAGTAAAGTGAAGGATCAAAAGCTGGACAACAATTTTCCTAATCTGCCCAAAAAGCACCCTGGGGAACCTTTTACTGAAACTTCTCATACAGGACAGAGTGGGACCAAAGATATTGGTGAGCCACTATCATGTGCTGCAAAACTACAGGCTGTTGCAAGTATGGTAGAGAGAGGGCCCAGTCCTGCTATTTCACCGAAACCAAGTGTGGCATGCAGTCAGCTTGCTTTACTTCTTTCAAGTGAAGCTCATTTGCAGCAGTACTCGCGGGAACATGCTTTGAAAGCACAGAGTGCAAGTCAGTTGGCAAGTGAGAGACTTGCCACAATGGCCAGACTGCAGGAATGTACCCAGAAGGATCACGGCCAACTCCAGATATCAGAAAGAGCGCCAAGTAATTTGAATGATCACACCAGGTGTAGTAAAATAATACCCAATGCAAATAATATGGcgccttttcaaaacccaacaggAATTACACATTTGTCTCCCAAGACTTTAGGATATAAAAGTTCTGTGGAGAGAAATAACCTGAAATCATCTCCAAACAACAGCTTGCTTTTGCATCTTCTCAAAAGTCAAAATATCACAAAACGAAATGAAATATGTGAACAGAATGGGAGATGCAACAGATTTGAGGACAATAGCATACCAATGATTATTGATGAGAGTTCCGACAATCCTAGTTTCACTGACGGTGAAAGTTCTCATTCAAGTTGTATTCCTATAGACTTATCTTTTAAACAGAGAACTATGAAACCGGAATTGAGTCAGCCTGCATCTCTCAATAATTTGACgcaatcattgcttcataactGGGATCCAAATGGTCGAGGTTTTGAGATCATAAAAGAAAGTAAAGAATCGTCCAGGGGATCACCACTGAAGCCACATCAGAAAGTGACATTGCTTCAGTTACTGCTTGGTCATAAGAGTGATGAAAACCTAGAGAAAAGTCTGGATCCTCAGGGACCACAGAATACTGTTGACTCAGCAAAATTCAATATGCCCATACAAACTGGCACACAAACTTCTATTACAGAGAGTACCAATATAAATCGAATGACTCCATTAAACACTCCACCTTTACTTAGATCTGCGAATATAGATTCTCCTATAAATCTTTCTCACCAGCCTCTAGCTATGAAACATAACTCACCACCATACATTTGTAGCATTCAGCCAGAAAGGCTAATAAATCCTGCATCTAGGCATCTGATAGATCTTACTAAAAACAAAGAACTTCAAGGCACTAAACAACACCCAGATGAAAATGCACCAAACAGTTCATCCTTCAGTGCAAGCAAGCTGTTACAAAATTTAGCACAATGTGGTATGCAGACTTCTATGTCTGTGGATGAACAGAGGAGCAACAAGCAGCTGTTAAATGTAAGTCCAGTCAAACCTCTAGGTTTGATTAATAGCTTGCATAGCCCTCTTCTCTCAAGCAAATCAAGTACATTTAAAGAAAACGGTACAGTATTCAGTAATCCTCCTACGCCTGCTGACCCAGGACTTTCTGGGTCAGAAATAGAAAATTTGCTTGAAAGACGCACTGTCCTTCAACTTCTTCTTGGTGCACCCAGCAAAAGCAGTAAAAGTGAAAGGAAGCTTTTGAAAGGTGAAGGCTTACAAGAACAAAAGGATAAAGGTTGTAGAGAACGAACATTTTCAATGAAGATAAAAAAGGAATCACCCAAAGAGGAATCCAGTATATCTCATCGAAATGAACATCATTTACGAGATACAATAGGCAATAAATTTCTAGGAATGGCTCCTTTACCTCAGAAGAGTACAGGAATCTTGTTAGCACCAGATGATGTTAAACGAGAGCCTCTCTCCCCTCAAGATTTTTCTTCCTCTAAGAACGGTCTTCTAAGTCGTTTGTTGATCCAGAATCATGAAAGCTATTCACCTGAGGATCTGGATGCCAGTCAGAAAATTAACGAGTCAGCACTGCCAGAATCCAAAAGCCTCTGCACAGttccaaaaaaaagaaaacttatgcATACTGAGCCTTTGGAAActcacataaaaaagataaaaagtaatACACCTGAGAGTCCAGATACATATATTTCTTCCCCTGAAGTAGTATCTGGGCCTTTCCTTCACCAGTACAGAAATAACTTTCTTAGAAACGATCCTGAACTGAAATATTTCACAGGTCATGGCTTGCATCATGAAAACGAACACAGGAGCTGTTCTAGAGAAAGTAAAAGTTTTAATGTGTTAAAACAGCTGTTGCTATCAGAAAACTGTGTTCGGGATTTAGCACTGCACAGAAACACAGGCAGCGAGGAGAAGGTAAAAGACAGCAAAAATAGCTCCATGAATAGACCAGAGTTCAGCGTTTCTTCCCTTCATGCATCGGTGGGCTACCATATTCAACAGAACAACTGTGCAGATCACAGGACATTTCAATATCCAGTGCTTGTAAAAAGTCCTGCTCTTTCTCTTCCTGAAAACTTAGGTAGTATAGTATCCCGGCCTGAACCGTGCCAGTTCACTGTATGCCCCATGCCTGTTGATAAAACTCCTTTTCGATGGGTGATCACAGGCATGgacaaaaatgaaaatggaaaagACTCACCAAGACTGACCAAAACTAACCCAatactgtattatatgttacagaAAGGGGGTAGTTCCTTCATCAATCaagaagcacagggaaaggttaACTGGGTTGATTCTCCTTTTACAGAAAAAGTAGCACATGCTACCTTCAAGGAGAAACTGGTGCCAGACACAGGAGCAAAATCCCATTTTCTGAACTTAAGTCCTAATGGCCATATGGGCAGCAGGGCATCCAATCACAATGGAAACGGAGAGGCTTATGGACTTTTTGAAAAAGTGTTGACAATAAAGAAAGAACCCGAGTAA